In a genomic window of Patescibacteria group bacterium:
- a CDS encoding sugar phosphate isomerase/epimerase yields MTDIAISNLAWNESADQQIFEAMRNLEIFSLEISPFRDVTGILEVNKRFDNKMSKLLNSYGIHIVALQSLMFRYPGVSLFKDEATRSEMFEHLVSILEFSNKVGSTIVVFGSPKNKIKSKLSREGALDIAKNFFRKLADQAQRLNITFCIEPTPAVYGADFILNTNEALDCVKGVNRKSIKINLDIGSSILNNEKIEGIIRDNIKYIGHVHISEPYLKAIDCNYLFHRNIAQALNNSNYKGVVSIEMLPAGKSDAKNISEVLSFVKNVYQLNYEK; encoded by the coding sequence ATGACAGATATTGCAATTTCAAATTTAGCGTGGAACGAATCAGCGGATCAACAGATATTTGAAGCAATGAGAAACCTAGAAATTTTCAGTTTAGAAATCAGCCCCTTCAGAGATGTGACGGGTATATTAGAAGTTAACAAACGATTTGATAACAAGATGTCAAAATTATTAAATAGTTATGGAATACACATCGTCGCGCTTCAGTCATTAATGTTCAGATACCCGGGAGTTTCTCTTTTTAAAGATGAGGCTACGCGTAGCGAGATGTTTGAGCATTTAGTAAGCATTTTAGAGTTTTCAAATAAAGTGGGTTCTACTATTGTTGTGTTTGGATCTCCCAAAAATAAAATCAAAAGCAAACTATCGCGCGAGGGAGCATTAGATATCGCTAAAAACTTTTTTAGGAAATTGGCCGACCAAGCTCAAAGACTTAATATCACTTTTTGTATCGAACCAACCCCAGCCGTCTACGGGGCTGATTTTATTCTTAACACAAATGAAGCGCTAGATTGTGTTAAGGGAGTTAATCGCAAATCGATTAAGATTAATTTAGATATAGGCTCATCAATTTTGAACAACGAAAAAATTGAGGGAATAATCCGCGACAATATCAAATACATTGGTCATGTGCATATTAGCGAGCCATATTTAAAAGCAATTGATTGTAATTATCTTTTCCATAGAAATATTGCCCAAGCGTTAAATAATAGTAATTATAAAGGAGTTGTTTCTATTGAGATGTTGCCAGCGGGAAAATCTGACGCAAAAAATATCTCCGAAGTACTTTCCTTTGTGAAGAATGTTTATCAATTGAACTATGAAAAATAA
- a CDS encoding FAD-binding oxidoreductase yields MKNNHKAVQKVDCIIIGAGIFGLYAASLLVKKGKKVAIVDKSTKPFSRASAINQARVHSGYHYPRSYETAEKVAYHYNRFVRDFDFAINNSFEQIYAIASNGSKTSAQDFVSFCEKVNIPLKKVNADLYFKKGSAEAAFIAQECSFDFIKIRDFLVDKVRTSAHCYYGTGIQSVEKRNPSYIVALDNGICLSAPFVINASYAGINEVIDKFNHQFFDLKYELCEIVLCEVPKEFKNLGITVMDGDFFSVVPFGNSDFHALTSVGHTPHDVSYDKIPNFRNKAERSICKMHGVSECVVCSQNLKSAWSKMYKLSRVFLKPNFKIEYKHSKFEIKAILKASENDDSRPTIIKQHTIDPTFVSVLSGKISTIYDLENICKQPEYSETLATKVSFISK; encoded by the coding sequence ATGAAAAATAATCATAAAGCAGTACAAAAAGTAGATTGCATAATTATTGGAGCGGGGATTTTCGGCTTGTACGCCGCTTCTCTTTTAGTTAAAAAAGGTAAAAAAGTTGCGATAGTAGATAAAAGCACTAAGCCGTTTTCCCGCGCCAGTGCTATAAACCAAGCAAGAGTACATAGTGGTTATCACTACCCTCGCAGTTACGAGACAGCAGAAAAAGTGGCATATCACTACAATAGGTTTGTCAGGGATTTTGACTTTGCCATAAATAACTCGTTTGAGCAAATATATGCTATCGCAAGTAATGGTTCTAAAACATCTGCCCAAGATTTCGTTAGCTTCTGCGAGAAAGTAAATATACCGTTAAAGAAGGTTAACGCCGATTTGTACTTCAAGAAAGGCTCGGCAGAAGCTGCTTTTATAGCCCAAGAGTGCAGTTTTGATTTCATCAAAATTCGTGATTTTCTTGTGGATAAAGTTAGGACTTCAGCTCATTGCTACTACGGCACCGGCATTCAATCAGTTGAAAAAAGAAATCCATCATATATAGTTGCTCTTGATAATGGTATTTGTCTATCGGCCCCTTTTGTAATTAATGCCTCGTATGCTGGTATTAACGAGGTTATTGATAAATTTAATCATCAATTTTTCGATTTGAAATATGAATTGTGCGAAATAGTCCTTTGTGAAGTTCCAAAAGAATTTAAAAACTTGGGAATTACGGTTATGGATGGTGACTTCTTCTCTGTTGTGCCGTTCGGAAATTCTGATTTTCATGCATTAACTTCTGTTGGTCACACGCCCCATGATGTATCCTACGATAAAATCCCAAATTTTAGAAATAAAGCCGAGCGATCGATTTGTAAAATGCATGGAGTTAGTGAATGCGTTGTTTGTTCGCAAAATTTAAAATCAGCATGGAGTAAAATGTACAAATTGAGTCGCGTTTTTTTAAAACCGAATTTCAAAATTGAATACAAACATTCTAAGTTTGAGATAAAGGCGATATTGAAGGCGTCGGAAAATGACGACTCCAGACCTACGATTATAAAACAACATACAATCGACCCGACATTTGTTAGTGTTTTATCGGGAAAAATAAGTACAATTTACGATTTAGAGAATATCTGCAAACAACCCGAATATTCGGAAACTCTAGCCACTAAAGTGTCATTTATTTCAAAATAA